The following are from one region of the Carassius gibelio isolate Cgi1373 ecotype wild population from Czech Republic chromosome A13, carGib1.2-hapl.c, whole genome shotgun sequence genome:
- the LOC128025835 gene encoding gamma-aminobutyric acid receptor subunit pi-like, with protein sequence MTFFSSLFALLFISRFLENSLLSAEVKEGEILPPTIQKLMKGYNKYLRPFFDNGPVTVGMSLDIASIDTISEINMDYTATIFLRQRWTDERLVFKGNKSLSLDGRLVELLWVPDTFIVDSKKSFLHDITVENRLIRIFPNGTVLYALRITTTVACNMDLTKYPMDKQTCTLQLESWGYNINDVMFYWTRGNDSVSGLDTLKLAQFTVEDHYTSVSEAVYETGNYPKLIFHFELKRSILYFILETYVPSSLLVVLSWVSFWISQSSVPARICIGVTTVLTMTTLMMGARTSLPNANCFIKAIDVYLGICFSFIFGALIEYAVAHFCTLQHPDYNNALMCGHHIHVCEEEMNGIVTTIASDSSRLKRRKDAPVPKPTAAGEPGLTPSSPTTSEPKTAEVPSELFSRCAKNISVLRKILRSINCCHVKNPHYIDNYSRLTFPLSFIIVNLLYWTYYLYF encoded by the exons ATGACCTTCTTCAGCTCTTTATTTGCCCTCCTCTTCATCAGCAG GTTTCTGGAAAACTCTCTTCTCAGCGCTGAGGTGAAAGAGGGAGAGATTCTTCCTCCGACCATCCAGAAGCTGATGAAAGGATACAACAAATACCTCCGGCCTTTCTTTGACA ATGGTCCCGTCACGGTGGGCATGAGTTTAGACATCGCCAGTATTGATACCATTTCTGAGATCAACATG GACTACACGGCTACGATCTTCCTCCGTCAGCGCTGGACGGACGAGAGGCTGGTGTTTAAAGGCAATAAGAGCTTGAGTCTGGACGGGCGACTGGTGGAGCTGCTGTGGGTCCCAGACACCTTCATAGTGGACTCCAAGAAGTCCTTCCTCCACGACATCACTGTGGAGAACCGACTGATCCGGATCTTTCCCAACGGAACGGTTCTCTATGCGCTCCG GATCACCACGACTGTGGCCTGTAACATGGATCTGACCAAATATCCCATGGACAAACAGACGTGCACCTTACAACTGGAGAGct GGGGTTATAACATCAATGATGTGATGTTTTACTGGACTCGTGGGAATGACTCTGTGAGCGGTTTGGACACGCTGAAACTGGCTCAGTTCACCGTAGAAGATCATTACACCTCAGTGTCCGAGGCCGTATATGAGACAG GCAATTATCCCAAGCTGATCTTTCATTTCGAGCTGAAGAGGAGCATCCTATACTTCATCCTGGAGACGTACGTGCCGTCCAGTCTGCTGGTGGTGCTGTCCTGGGTCTCTTTCTGGATCAGCCAATCATCCGTCCCCGCTCGCATCTGCATTG GCGTGACGACCGTCCTGACAATGACCACGCTGATGATGGGCGCACGGACGTCTCTGCCCAACGCCAACTGCTTCATCAAGGCCATTGATGTGTACCTGGGCATCTGCTTCAGCTTCATCTTCGGGGCGCTGATAGAGTACGCTGTGGCCCACTTCTGCACGCTACAGCACCCCGACTACAACAACGCACTCATG TGTGGTCATCACATACATGTGTGCGAGGAGGAGATGAACGGCATCGTCACCACCATCGCCAGTGATTCTTCACGGCTAAAGCGACGTAAAGACGCTCCAGTACCCAAGCCCACCGCTGCTGGAGAGCCTGGCCTCACACCCTCCAGCCCGACCACCAGTGAACCCAAGACCGCAGAGGTCCCATCGGAGCTCTTTAGCCGTTGTGCCAAAAACATCTCCGTCCTGAGGAAGATCCTGAGATCCATCAACTGCTGTCATGTGAAAAACCCACATTATATAGACAACTACTCACGGTTAACCTTCCCACTGTCGTTTATCATCGTTAATCTGCTATACTGGACATACTACCTGTACTTTTAA